A DNA window from Augochlora pura isolate Apur16 chromosome 9, APUR_v2.2.1, whole genome shotgun sequence contains the following coding sequences:
- the LOC144475179 gene encoding uncharacterized protein LOC144475179 isoform X1: protein MKKCHISKIRYTLSVVDTILNKYSRLLLVNSKRLTTENYIVSSNMKLFIVFCILVTIAYVRAERDEREVSGDTSEWIQGTLTHDGNDDMTGAVVAREAHGRQRRNVCQRNWFLRMLYGDNSACKVNCLNDKSNGTTWRGGMCLNRRRADGMKILSLRTVVDVCNSWQ, encoded by the exons ATGAAAAAGTGTCACATTTCTAAAATTCGGTATACACTGTCAGTCGTCGATACCATCTTGAATAAGTACAGCAGGTTGCTCTTAGTCAATTCGAAACGACTAACGACAGAAAATTACATTGTTTCATCGAACATgaaactttttattgttttttgtaTCCTCGTTACGATCGCCTATGTGCGCGCAGAAAGAGACGAACGAGAAGTCTCCGGTGACACGTCCGAATGGATAC AGGGTACTCTGACGCATGATGGGAACGACGACATGACAGGAGCTGTCGTTGCCCGGGAAGCACACGGCCGACAACGCAGAAATGTGTGCCAGAGAAATTGGTTTCTGAGAATGCTCTATGGGGATAATTCTGCTTGCAAAGTCAACTGCTTGAATGACAAATCAAACGGCACTACATGGCGCGGTGGTATGTGCCTGAATCGAAG ACGAGCTGatggaatgaaaatattatcccTGCGCACGGTAGTGGACGTATGCAACTCTTGGCAATAA
- the LOC144475179 gene encoding uncharacterized protein LOC144475179 isoform X2: MKKCHISKIRYTLSVVDTILNKYSRLLLVNSKRLTTENYIVSSNMKLFIVFCILVTIAYVRAERDEREVSGDTSEWIQGTLTHDGNDDMTGAVVAREAHGRQRRNVCQRNWFLRMLYGDNSACKVNCLNDKSNGTTWRGGMCLNRRNYTD; this comes from the exons ATGAAAAAGTGTCACATTTCTAAAATTCGGTATACACTGTCAGTCGTCGATACCATCTTGAATAAGTACAGCAGGTTGCTCTTAGTCAATTCGAAACGACTAACGACAGAAAATTACATTGTTTCATCGAACATgaaactttttattgttttttgtaTCCTCGTTACGATCGCCTATGTGCGCGCAGAAAGAGACGAACGAGAAGTCTCCGGTGACACGTCCGAATGGATAC AGGGTACTCTGACGCATGATGGGAACGACGACATGACAGGAGCTGTCGTTGCCCGGGAAGCACACGGCCGACAACGCAGAAATGTGTGCCAGAGAAATTGGTTTCTGAGAATGCTCTATGGGGATAATTCTGCTTGCAAAGTCAACTGCTTGAATGACAAATCAAACGGCACTACATGGCGCGGTGGTATGTGCCTGAATCGAAG aaattataccgattga
- the LOC144475181 gene encoding uncharacterized protein LOC144475181: MKLFLALFIFVAVANVSVEGAPSDYFSGISTVLKHVMKREAGYDDMATLPGVGDEHVRVARRARCDANWFIRLISSDEFGCGVDCVGERYKPSRIRWRGGKCQDRKCVCY; encoded by the exons ATGAAACTTTTCCTCGCTCTTTTCATCTTTGTCGCCGTCGCCAACGTGTCCGTAGAAGGTGCTCCATCAGACTACTTCTCTGGCATATCCACTGTGCTAA AGCATGTTATGAAGCGCGAGGCTGGATATGACGACATGGCAACACTTCCCGGTGTTGGGGACGAACATGTTCGAGTAGCACGCAGGGCTAGGTGCGATGCGAATTGGTTTATTCGATTGATAAGTTCCGACGAGTTCGGTTGCGGTGTCGACTGCGTCGGCGAGAGATACAAGCCGTCTCGTATCAGATGGAGGGGCGGTAAATGCCAGGATCGCAAATGTGTTTGCTACTAA